A stretch of Helicobacter pylori oki112 DNA encodes these proteins:
- the rpsE gene encoding 30S ribosomal protein S5, whose product MEEINREEFQEVVVNIGRVTKVVKGGRRFRFNALVVVGNKNGLVGFGLGKAKEVPDAIKKAVDDAFKNLIHVTIKGTTIAHDIEYKYNASRILLKPASEGTGVIAGGSTRPIVELAGIKDILTKSLGSNNPYNVVRATFDALAKIKA is encoded by the coding sequence ATGGAAGAGATTAACAGAGAAGAGTTTCAAGAAGTCGTTGTGAATATTGGCCGTGTAACCAAAGTGGTTAAGGGCGGTAGGCGGTTTCGTTTTAACGCTTTAGTGGTTGTGGGCAATAAAAATGGGCTTGTAGGCTTTGGTTTGGGCAAGGCTAAGGAAGTCCCTGATGCGATTAAAAAAGCGGTAGATGATGCGTTTAAAAACCTGATTCATGTAACGATTAAAGGTACGACTATCGCTCATGATATTGAGTATAAATACAACGCAAGCCGTATTTTACTCAAACCGGCAAGTGAGGGAACGGGAGTGATTGCTGGGGGTTCAACGCGCCCTATCGTGGAATTAGCAGGCATTAAGGATATTCTAACCAAATCTTTAGGCTCCAACAACCCCTATAATGTGGTGCGTGCGACTTTTGATGCTTTAGCGAAAATCAAGGCGTAG
- the rplR gene encoding 50S ribosomal protein L18 — protein sequence MNAKALYKKKALRDRRKLRIKSKLLGDNLRPRVSVFRSNRYFYAQAIDDVKQSTITHIDGRKMGFKNTQEDAKKLGALFAEELKKVGIERAVYDRNGYLYHGVVAAFAESLRENGIAL from the coding sequence ATGAACGCAAAAGCATTGTATAAAAAGAAAGCCTTAAGGGATCGCCGAAAATTAAGGATTAAAAGCAAGCTCTTGGGCGATAATTTAAGACCTAGGGTGAGCGTTTTTCGTTCGAATCGCTATTTCTATGCGCAAGCGATTGATGATGTTAAACAAAGCACCATAACGCATATTGACGGCAGGAAAATGGGCTTTAAAAACACGCAAGAAGACGCTAAAAAATTAGGCGCTCTCTTTGCTGAAGAATTGAAAAAAGTAGGGATTGAGCGAGCGGTTTATGACAGGAATGGTTATCTCTATCATGGCGTGGTGGCAGCGTTTGCTGAAAGCTTGAGAGAGAACGGGATTGCTCTATGA
- the rplF gene encoding 50S ribosomal protein L6 encodes MSRIGKRIIEIPSSVQASVEGSKLLFKNSKEKHELETHNRVKITLENSQLSFQPVGEDAQSRAYWGTYGALANNIVIGLSTGFSKTLEVNGVGYKVALGNKTLDLSLGFSHPVKYPIPAGIEMVVEKNTITIKGSDKQKVGQVAAEIRSFRPPEPYKGKGVKYSDEVIIRKAGKTAKK; translated from the coding sequence ATGTCAAGAATCGGGAAAAGAATCATTGAAATTCCAAGCTCTGTGCAAGCGAGCGTTGAAGGGAGCAAGCTTCTTTTTAAAAACAGCAAAGAAAAGCACGAATTAGAAACTCACAACCGAGTGAAAATCACGCTTGAAAACAGCCAATTGAGCTTCCAGCCTGTGGGCGAAGACGCGCAATCTAGGGCTTATTGGGGGACTTATGGAGCGTTAGCCAACAACATTGTAATAGGCTTAAGCACCGGTTTTAGTAAGACTTTAGAAGTCAATGGCGTGGGCTATAAGGTGGCTTTGGGCAATAAAACTTTGGATTTGAGTTTGGGTTTTAGCCACCCGGTGAAATACCCCATTCCAGCAGGGATTGAAATGGTGGTGGAAAAAAACACGATCACGATCAAAGGGAGCGATAAGCAAAAAGTAGGGCAAGTCGCCGCTGAAATCAGGAGCTTCAGACCCCCAGAGCCATACAAGGGCAAGGGCGTGAAATACAGCGATGAAGTCATTATTAGAAAAGCTGGTAAAACAGCTAAAAAATAA
- the rpsH gene encoding 30S ribosomal protein S8, giving the protein MVNDIIADSLTRLRNASMRRLEFTQLYYAKIVVSILEIFKEKGFIKDFNVKDKDKKQSVYVQLAYDEKGHSKISEVKRLSKPGRRVYKQKNELKRFKNGYGVIVVSTSKGVITNEEAYRQNVGGEVLCSIW; this is encoded by the coding sequence ATGGTAAATGATATAATTGCAGATTCATTAACTCGTTTGAGAAACGCTTCTATGCGCCGCTTAGAATTCACACAGCTTTATTACGCAAAGATCGTGGTTTCTATTTTAGAGATTTTTAAAGAAAAAGGTTTCATTAAAGATTTCAATGTCAAAGATAAAGACAAGAAACAATCGGTTTATGTGCAATTGGCTTATGATGAAAAAGGGCATTCAAAAATCAGCGAAGTGAAGCGCTTAAGCAAGCCTGGTCGTCGCGTGTATAAGCAAAAAAACGAGTTGAAGCGCTTTAAAAATGGCTATGGCGTGATTGTGGTAAGCACTTCTAAAGGGGTGATCACCAACGAAGAAGCTTACAGACAAAATGTCGGTGGCGAAGTGCTTTGCAGTATTTGGTAA
- a CDS encoding type Z 30S ribosomal protein S14, producing the protein MAKKSMIAKAQRKPKFQVRAYTRCRICGRPHSVYRDFGLCRVCLRKMGSEGLIPGLRKASW; encoded by the coding sequence ATGGCTAAAAAATCAATGATAGCAAAGGCTCAAAGGAAACCAAAATTTCAAGTAAGAGCCTATACCAGATGCCGCATTTGTGGGAGACCTCATTCGGTTTATAGGGATTTTGGACTTTGTAGGGTGTGCCTGAGAAAAATGGGCAGTGAGGGACTCATCCCAGGCTTGAGAAAAGCCAGTTGGTAA
- the rplE gene encoding 50S ribosomal protein L5: MFGLKQFYQNEVRIKLAQELDIKNPMLLPKLEKIVISVGAGAHAKDMKIMQNIAQTISLIAGQKAVITKAKKSVAGFKIREGMAVGAKVTLRNKRMYNFLEKLIVISLPRVKDFRGISRNGFDGRGNYTFGINEQLIFPEVVYDDIMVSHGMNITMVTSTDNDKEAFKLLELLGLPFAKVR, encoded by the coding sequence ATGTTTGGTTTGAAACAATTTTATCAAAATGAAGTGAGAATAAAACTCGCTCAAGAATTAGACATCAAAAACCCCATGCTTTTACCCAAGCTAGAAAAAATCGTTATCAGCGTGGGCGCTGGGGCTCATGCAAAAGACATGAAAATCATGCAAAATATCGCGCAAACGATTTCTTTAATTGCAGGGCAAAAGGCGGTTATCACTAAAGCGAAAAAATCCGTTGCAGGCTTTAAGATCAGAGAAGGCATGGCGGTAGGGGCGAAAGTTACCTTAAGGAATAAACGCATGTATAATTTCTTAGAAAAGCTGATTGTGATTTCGTTACCCAGAGTGAAAGACTTTAGAGGGATTTCACGGAATGGTTTTGATGGGCGCGGGAATTACACCTTTGGGATCAATGAGCAGTTGATTTTCCCGGAAGTGGTTTATGATGATATTATGGTCAGTCATGGCATGAACATCACTATGGTAACTTCTACAGACAACGATAAAGAAGCGTTCAAGTTGTTAGAATTGCTTGGATTGCCTTTTGCAAAAGTGAGATAA
- the rplX gene encoding 50S ribosomal protein L24 — protein sequence MKSEIKKNDMVKVIAGDDKGKVAKVLAVLPKTSQVVVEGCKVVKKAIKPTDDNPKGGFIHKEKPMHISNVKKA from the coding sequence ATGAAAAGCGAAATCAAAAAAAATGACATGGTGAAAGTCATTGCAGGAGACGATAAGGGTAAGGTCGCTAAGGTTTTAGCGGTGTTGCCTAAGACTTCTCAAGTGGTTGTTGAAGGGTGTAAGGTGGTGAAAAAAGCGATTAAACCCACTGATGATAACCCTAAAGGGGGCTTTATCCATAAAGAAAAGCCCATGCACATTTCTAATGTGAAGAAAGCCTAA